The Dysidea avara chromosome 11, odDysAvar1.4, whole genome shotgun sequence genome includes the window aaaatagtgacctttgtctatatatcacccgTACAACACTAAATTTGTTTaaactaggtgccaaattgaagatatttatccaagaaacaagttgatatttgttgcaagttcatagcatattccatttcaaagttatggtaattttttACCAGTAGCAATTTCATATAAACCcaaccacccacacaattacaCTCTTCATCTACATTCTTGTTTGCCACTCAATTTTTGTATATTTTTAAGCTCGCTCTGCAGGTTGCATATACAACCAAAAAGTGGAGAGAGATATCCAGGGGTGGGACATGTACCCTCCTCTCTTGTGGTAGTTAAATTAAAGTatagttcataattatatgtatgttgCTCTATTAGCAATTTTAACTACAATGGGGGTTCTGTAATAGTTCATTTGGGGGAAGGGGGTGCTTTTTTACCCCCCTTTACTCCCTTTGACAAATGAACTCCTTAATCTATCAATCAAATCTTAGTGAATACGTCAACAACAACTGTAATATTGAATGAAATACATGACATGTGTATTTTTCCTGGTACAACAGCCCAGAACTGTACCTGAGAATACAAGCATGAGATTACTTCTCGTCATTCTCAGGTATATACTGtaggtcattctcaggtactttAGAGATTGTAGCTGAGAATGCACCTGTGGGAGTCTAAAATATCCTGGGTGCATGGCATGCCCCTTTAGATGCCATATGTCTAAACTAGCTATGAACACAAAGATCTTTATATCATCATCCCCCATTACTCTCATTATGACTTCCTTttagtcatttcctagatgaagaTCTGACTGATAATACTGTTTCTAAAACTTGTATGCTAAATTTTTATTGCTGTAAAGCTTTGGAAAATACTGAAGTCGTTAGCTTTTTAGCTATACTTGCAAACATGGAAAACATTTTACTATATAGAACCAAATATTATTGTGAAACACAAATTGTCTTTGGTTATGCCCTCAGACTCCACCACATCTTGGGTGCGTGTCTCTCTAAAGGCAAATATATATTTAAGGGGATACAAGATGTAGGTATAGTTCAGGACCATAATCTCCCTATAGTCAGTTCACAAAATTAGATATCAATACGGTATGTTAGATACGTATAAGACTTTTAAGGCTTTTCAGCAAATGTGACTGATAGTAGTATGTATAACCTTAGagttttatgcattaaaatattatacagaagcaaaattatagccataaacaacctcaaatttgagtttaatctgatgacaaaactacataaattatGACGTTTATTGATTTATCTCACAGGAGTATTGTACAAAACCCCTTATGCCTCACTTCTGGATATCTCTCCATGTTTTGTTTGTATATGTAATCTGCAGTGCTCATGCATATGGTTagattaaaaaataaataattgaatggcaaacaaagaatgtagataagggtgtaattgcgtgggcggttGACTTTATAttgaatttgctgctggtaaaaattaccatacctttgaaatggaatatgctatgaacttgcaacaagtatcaacttgtttcttggataaagatcttcaatttggcacctagtttgaacaaaCTGAGTGTTatatgggtgatatatagacaaaggtcactataTTTGAGCATAAAACAAACTGTAGAGGACACCAAAGGCCAAATCTGCGATGGCTCcacatctcaaaatacacttcatggtaggtaggtactatgtgcaaagttttatactttctgcacaaagtgcacaaatatTTTGCTAAGCTGCTCTTCTATTAGTACTATTCTTTGGCACTCTGGGGTTTAACAGCTACACCCTATCTCCTATATACGTTGTAAGGACCACCATGTATCTTTGGACGTTCATGTTGTACTTTACATGTCTGCTGCATTGTATCACATGCTGTTTTCTGCAAAGAAGTTGCACTGGGTCATTTGGGGCACTTCCATACATTATATCTGCTAGTAAACAAACCTTGGCCTGTTGTCCAAACATGAGATAGAATGCTGTAAACCTTGAGGTAGAATTTACACTACCATTGTAAACCATTCATACTTTGCGAATGTGCTGCTCCCGATCCCACAAATGATGTTGCTAGCACTTTCAACAGAGTTCTGTATGCCATCACACTGTGGATCAAGggcacattaattttgtgtacagaCAAAATAAATtgtttacaaaaccgatccaaatcgcacatcaggcaaaatcaaactaacacctccagtggatagctacactattctactagtagttttgacactcagtaccactcaaactacttgaggctggtttcaacagacatcttttctgggtggtgtgtagagcttgagtggcggttttaggccttgtgaaggacctggcttggcaagaaccagtGGTTTATTGGTGGACAGCctaataatgttggccagacgtttttctgtggattttgctacatatcagccactaaggagccagcacagccctgtaatcttctCTCTGggctccaatcgtggtctgccttcattttgaggtctaacctttgcccaccccaccaccacccaccccaccaccacccaccccaccacccccaccctccacacCGCCGtgccccaccctccaccccgcCGCCCCCACCTTCCACCCCGCCGCCCCCTACCCTCCACCCCGCTgccccccacccctttgtgagcactcgtgatactacttcgctcgtcaaACTGCTCAgagtttctatcttatttggcgggaaactctacaagtactggaagtggcctgaaaggtaatagattgatgcatcttttgtgtaaatttcatatgcgtgcttgttatccttggagagttatgctggcttgaattctttaaaaccgtttgtctcgaaacttctaatgtgcaatttggatcgtttttccaaaatccagtcacaattgtacATTCCAATATCACTTGCAAGTCTCCTTGTACACATTGCGTATATTTCATTAGGAAAAAGCATGCTTtcaaacatacagtatacatgcTCCTCAGTTGGGGTTCTAGCTGGCCACGGTTGTTACAATTTGAACAAGACTTCATGTTTTGAAAGTGCCACACGTTGAGTGAATGTTATAGATATTTACCAAGGTTTGTTACTTTATGAGCTACTCAAAATTGTTTGTCATCTTCATTTATTGACTTGTTTTTCTGGatcacatgtatgcatgtaatgtGATAATAATCATGGCGTCATTCTATTTGGAGTGCTTTTATATTTTGAGAGAACATGTTTTCCAGTACAAAATCATATCAAACTAACTTCAATGTGTCATGTGGTTATCATGGTGACCACAATAAAGTGTGATTACATTAATCTTTTATACCACatcatatgtacatacagtaaatgCTCCCTTAAGGATAAAAAAATGCCTCCATGAGAACCGACTTCTGACAACTACTTGGATTGCAATCATTATGTAGTTTATGTCTTGCAATTCACTATTTAGCACTCAGCAGATGTGGGAAATATATGGTTAGCTATATTTGTAACCATGGTAACTGATTAAGTAGGGGTGTATTGTGGCATGTCCTGACATTAAACTTTTTTCATTGTATGTTGAGGGTGTAGATAAATGTACATGGAGCCTGTAATATGAATGTTTATTGGTATTTAAACAATATTTTCAAGAGTATAGTTTGCACTCGATGTAGCATGTTGCAATTGCACATAATTGAAATTCTGGATATTAGGTGCATAGCACAAGGCGTGACATGGCTGTGCTATGATGACTTAAATGAAAGAAAGGATTTGTATATAAACAAGTACTGTACTGTAAGTAGCAacatgttgtgattgtttaTAAAACTATGATGTTATAGAATAGCAAGTAGTGGCAAGTTTAAAGTAGTagtagtgcaccctcaaatatGAATACCGCAGTGCGGCACTATTTGAAAGGCATTGGCCTTATTTTTATAGGCAAAATAATAGCACTCCTGTGGCACAATTGAGTAAATGTAGTATATGGCATTTACCAGAAGAAAAACAAGTGATATGACTGTTTTGTTATAAATTTAAATTTAGTGTACGAATTCTTCTATCATTATTCTCACAGATGTCCCCAGTGGGATGGTACACTTGTGATAATTATATACACTGCATGCCCACGCTGTACTGCAACTTAGCTCGGCTATATTTGTAGTGTAGAAAACACGTACTTACTTATACATTGCATGCACGGCGTAATTTGAACAGTTACTAAAATCCAATGTTCCATCAACCGCTATCAATCAGCTAGTACATGTGAGGTTTGGTATCCATGGTTGCTGTTACCTATTTACTCTATATACATGATTGCATGACAGACATGAGAACATGTGTGCTGTGTAGTTCCTGTGCTGTAAGATTTGTGACATTACTAAACTAACTCTAAATTACTAGTTTGGGTgacatatacatgtatgcagTAAGTTTATGTAAAACTTGTATTTAGATTGGGTCATATTGTACTTTTTTTTCTGCAGAAAAGATTTTGATTGGACCATAGCTGAAAGAATGAACACCATGGTAAGTATACTGCATGGTAGAACTTGCGTATTAATGTGGATGTGCAAAGAATGGATCTGACCCAGTTTCAGCTCAATGACATGTATAATGTGCCTTCACATTCACCGATATAATATATACCTCATTTTAAACATACGTAGACTTGAAACAAGAACTATACAGATTTTTTGGCATAAACATTAAGGACTGTATAGGTTAGAGTACATTGTCGTGTGCAAGACGCAAGCTTTGCTACTGTATCCAATGAAGGTTTGGCAGGACTAAAGGTTCGTGACTTTGGACTTTATTTGACAATTGACACTTAGCTATTGCATATTTCTCAATACtggctacagggtaatttcATTCACCAATCCAATGCAAACCACTTTATGCAGTGTACATGCCAATTCATCCCATGCCGAACTTTCATTGTTTACCATAATTTATTGTCATAAACAACCCATCTACTGGATATTTTATAAAGTGGAGGATACCCGCTTGACCTGGATGAAGCCAGATGGTCTGACCCATGTCAATCCAACACACAGTGTTCATGTACCCCTTAGTCCCGTACATTACTAACTTGGAAAATTGGGATGCCTGTAATAATCGGAACTCTACTATTAGATGGTACTACTGAAACCTGTTAATGTGCACATTTGAGATCACCAAATGTATTATACAAACACCATACACTTAGTTCAGGTCCCAAAGTACTGTCACATGGCACTGGAATGTCCCTAATGTGGTGTGACTACATTTATTAGCTCTTGCTGCCATATATCAAGAAGGTGCTTACAAAATAGCCATGTATGCATCCTTGTCTATTTTTGCTGTTTTATTGCTAGAAAATATTCTATGCTCATtataaatacagtgtatatgctaTCATAGTTGTGTATCTCCCAGTTTTGTTGCAACTATATATGTATTTGGCTACATGTAATGGCATATTATTTTTTCAACAGATATAATTAGTTTGTCCTAACAAATGGAGTTATGTGTACTCAATATCTGCATAGGCTTGAGGTAAGCCGGCTATTCATGTTGTATGTAGGTACTGCTATAATATTACGGTATTTTCCACACAGAGTGCCTGCTGTTACCGACTTTTGACAGGAATATAGAGATCATACTGTTTAATTTTATAACTATAATGCATATTCTAGCTATTGTAGAGGTTCTGCACACATATCATGGTGAAATTTCATTCATTTAACTTATTTAAATAAAGAAATTAGTATGCAAAGTATGTTGTACCATCCATTTTTCCTGCAAGGTGAAATAGAGAAGTACTGCACAATAAATCAAATGCTATTATTAGTGAATGGGGACAAGACTAGTGGTTGGATCAACTCTCGGTGCCATTACACCACATATGAGAAACGGGTTAATTTTTACACTAGGTAAATAACCTACAAATGTAAGTCAAACAATTATAAATTATTCAAAAATATGAATAGGataaaattttcgtacaagttttgcatacgaaaattattttacaacgaaaaaaaagcCAATTACGGTAGTCGTAAATGGTGACTGGGCTAATTGAAAATTCTGGCAAACTGTGACCTGCACCACAGAATTAATACTATGAATATAAATCAAAGTTATGTGTGCATTTAATCTCTGATCAAAACTGTCATGCAATTGTCACTACAGGTACTTAAATTTTCAGTCttttgttttaaaaaaaaatctatttcCAAACTCAATTTTGTAATTACTATAACACTATTTTTATATGGACACTCAAAAGTGAGGTTGAGTAACCCACTTTTAACCCAGGTCcaacccagtttctgttcacaagcaatcatcagaTGATGGTATTCATTGTGTTCTAAGCACTTTATGTATTCACCAAAAACCATAACTTGCTTTTACTTTGCAGACCTGAGGTTAACCCAGGTTAAACCCTTCTGATTTGATAGAGTTGCATGAACTTGCTTATGATATTATTTTTATGTCTTCAAGGTTCAACCCAGGTTAAGTAGCTCATATGAACGCATTAACCCAGGTTGAATGTGctggtttaaagtgaccatatgaaaagGGTATGTTATGATTTTTGTCCTATTTCAGTTCTTTTTAAGATTTTTCTCAGATCTCCAGCAATCTGTTTTCACAATTTTCAATAGTCATTATATGATATCACATTtcataacacatgtacatactatataatattatgcaaactAATAATTGTAGAGACATGTGCAAAACTTCACCCAGCTTATAGTTTATTAGTGTGCGGCAAATACTTTCCTGTCCCCTAGCTACCTATACATTTTGTGAACTAAACTTGGAGCTAGCTATAAGGATGCATCACATACAGACTGAATTATGATGTGCTAGCTATATTACGATATAGTAGGGCCACAATGGCACGACAAATAACTATATAGAAGAATTAAAGCGTTATTTTGATATATACAATTAAGTGGTTAAGTTTACTAAGGATTTGCTTGCAAATACCCAAGTGATATAAATACAAGAGGACAATCTATATACAGTACCATGACAAAAACTGTATAAGCTCTCGCTTTTGCATCACCTACCCCGTATACAAAATTTCCCAACAAAAATGAAAAACCATAAAATTCCTCTTGATATTGTTGATTAAAGAATATCAAGAGGGTTCATGTCCCCTCTGTAGACCCTTCCCTGAGTGGTAAGTTTTGTTACTGTAATTGTTGTATAATACTGTATGCTGACACTCACTCACTTTTGTACTGTCAAATTTACTGTGCATGGTGTAAACTTAAAAATCTAAATTTCAAGTGGGGTTTTCTGATGCTTGGTAACCCCCTCCCTATGCTCCTAAATTTGGTAGATTATCATCCACAGCTAGTCTGCTGGATTATTCGCTAAAATAAAATCTCCACTGGTTGCGTAGTTGTATACATAAAACACTTGCGTGTTTGTACAAAATAACGGATAATCACATGCTAATCTtcataatgataataataagaaaacacataataatattatctttctaacacaaaaaaacaacaatgcGTGCAGTTTTCACACTATTTTACTTGCATTATCCTTCAGTACAGCAAGGTCTACACCAGAAGGTAACACTTGTTTACCAACCCACTGCTCAGCCTTCATAATGACCAACTCTAACTCCTCCAACATTGAAGGATACTTCTTCTTCAACAGTTCAATCACAACTAGTGTGGCCCAGATGTTGGCTATCATGGTGACATCACAGGAAACTGGACAACAACTCTTCAGCTCCTCAACTGACTTGGACACAACACCAGCTAACTTATCATTCAGTAGCCATGAACCATCAAATTGTTGTAGGCTAAcaattaggcatgaggctattatgctccaaaaattgagcattatgcttttgagcagtgctcaaaaaatcacctattatgcttttgagaattgcccattattcccaaaattatgccaccataattggctaataatgccagcttattgttgtatcataccattttcattgatgtttaagcttccaatagtcttgaatctttagctggttgctgtattagagtatttcattttaaTGTGGCTGCTTCGTTAGAGTAaaaaatattcagtgactgttctattagagtttctgactgctctattagagtatctcgatctttttaagggaattgtgcaatctgcagattttcctattGTTAAATCTTTATAATCATCTCAAAATGCTAGTATAATTCATGATTCCCAcatatacctattatgcccaaaattatgctggcataattaccGCATCCCTGCTAACAATAAAGCTGGGATCAGACTGTTTGGAAGGGAGTTGGGCTGATGAAGCTGCAGACATTGATTTTAGTAAAGAAAGTTTGTCCACCAAAGAGCTACTACTGCATTTCTCTACACTGACCATTTTGCATCTTCTAACAACTTGATATTTGGACACAGAATGCTTCTGTTCCCTATCTCTATCTCTAGACCTTGATCATTTACGCTTCTTTAGTGATGATCTAAAAGAAGTTAGCTCGTAGCTCTGCATACTTCCTGATACTGGTTTGTTCTGGGCCTCATCCACTGCTATATAAGCAGTATACCTGGACACCACACTTGCATCATGGCTCAATTCTATGATCTCCTTCTTGTGTCTCTCCTCATATGGTTCCCCATCATCCTGCCATTCCTGGATCATCACCTTTGCTGCTAATTGACACATCTTCCTCTGTAGCTTGTCTTCTTGATAACTCAAATGGGATCTCCAATTTGAACTCTTTTCCAAGAATATCACCACTCAGTATTGCTTTGCACATCAATCCATCTCTTCCTTTGTCATCTGATTTGTCCATCACTAGACCATAAATAACAGTCTTCTCACCATTGTAGATACTGGGTATCTTATCTGGTACCACCTTCACCTCATAGCTACCAGGAAGCTCAAATGTGACAGTTACATTGTTAGCTGATGGTTGTAGAGCTTTCTTGAGGCTGCAAATCACCTACAAGTGAAGTAAAAGAACATATACAGTAAGGCCATGTTAACCTAACTACTGTCTAGTAAGATATTTTTGAGagaattttttttgtgattttcgTGGATTAGTAGCAATGTACAAAAAATTCCCCCTCAAATTAGCAATTCAATCAAAATGTCATTAATTGAATATTAATTGAATATTATAATCATGTAAAAGTATCTCAAGAAGCAAAAGGCATCCTCCTCAAAATTTTGGATGGTGGCAATCTGCAAAAAATTTTCCCTAAAAAATATGCTATACAGTAGTTGTTTTATGGGCCAaaattataacaagagttcGTAGTATGAAGTACCAGTAGtaagagagagtgtctaactaccAATAAAGCCTGTACTAATTTACACACTGGGTAAAATGTgatccagtctgggaaaactgcatatttaaaagtatcgagaaatgatGGTTTTGTCAAtgagtatttagtgtgttgtaactTGCTAATGGTTGAagttatgtgtaccaaatttttacacattttataccaattccttacctttcagagcatccactgtgcaggtagccaacaactaagtttcccaccgttatagatagttttaaaccaaggtttactgtatcaggtgagctccaaaaagGGAGGGAGGTGGGGACCCAGAAGGAGGGTAAGAGactgttttaaaaattgaaaagaaaaacatagggataaattaggccaagttatggaccATTCAGGACTCTAAAGTGGCTAAATGAAAGCACATTCACAGCAGGGatggtctttattcaacaccacggtgctgtacagccacatacagccaacCTCAGGCTGGCAAGAGCTCCATTATggccccagaccacttgtacggATTGCCACTATGCTTGAGAAAGCAGCTAGCAAAAGTacaccactcaagtctagctaaCTTTGGTAATGATATTTGATTGTTTATTTGTGTAGCTTTGTGTcaatggtgaaaaatcaaatctgctaacatgggcgataagaccagttttcccaaacccagtcacaaatacactTTTTGATCAAGTTTTACCCTTATGGAAAAGttgatagagaactgttgatacgTAGGTGTTGGAAATCTCTGTATAGTATAGAATAAACCAAGGTGTTGATATTCTATTTTACTCAGTGTGTTTACTGTCCTATTCTTATTACTTTATAATTATAAAATAGATTCTCACAAGTAGAATACCTGAGCTAAACTATCACTAGAAACCGAGCTACAAACCTATAAGGTAAGTGTCTCATACTCTTCCCAATACATTTAACCACTGCCCACCTACAAACATCTGTTATATACAAATGAGTTAGTCAATCATGACTGTAATTTTTATTTCTGCACTCCTGCTGTGCTGACTTCTGTTTCAATATCTGCCATAACATGCTATGGTCAATTTTTGAAGCCAGGAACATGTACTGATACATGTTAACAAAACTCATTGTGCTCCTACATGTTACAAAATCCTTTATGAATTTCCAAGATCTTATATAGATCAACTTTCATGTTTATGAACATCAAAAACACACCTTTCACTGCAGTCGTTCATTGTCAGCAATAAATTCTGCTGATCCATTACCAGCTCGAGCAATACCCCTCACTAGAGCGTTTGATGCTCCTGATCCAATACCAAATGTGAAACACCTACAACAAATTATCATCACATTACTACTATAACACATTCACCACACACCTTGTACTGTGACAGTTCTTCCTCACTTCACTGATCACACTACTTGTGTTACTAACAGAACCATACGTCAAAATGAACACTTGTCGAGGGAGACCTGATGACTTTGATTGTTGTTTGAATATGTACTGTAGTGGAGTAAGGAGTTCTGTACCACCCATATCAGCCCTCAACTCCTGAGCAAACTGAGTAGCTTTTTCCATTGTCTCCTGATTATAGGACATGCTTGATGGAAAGAATGATTCATACCGAGACCCAAAACTGATAATGTTGAAGAAACATCCTTGTGGAATACTCTTTAGAAACAACACTAGTGTTTCTGAAGCACTCTTAATGTAAGAACCTCTCATGCTACCACTGCGATCAACTACAAAGATGAACTCACAAGCTGCCTCCAATTGTAAGCCAGAAAACTTTGGGAGAAATGTAAGCATCACTGCTTTACTCTGCATCTCTTTCGTCTTGCTCCCCTCTATTGCTGTTTCCACCATTGCCATTGGCTCATGAGGCTCTTTGTATTCAATCAATATTGTAACATCTCCTCTTACAGGACCATCCCCAGCTATGCATACATTAACACAGTCCAAAACTTCTTCTATCTTTAGCTGATGTGTAGGTGACGACACTTCAGCAACTCTCTTCGCTCCTTCTATGCTCATACTAAACTTGAACACTCCAGCAACAGATGCCTGCTTTACACTAGGGTTCTGTGAAGCAGCTAGTGGATCACTTGATCCTTCTGGGGTGTAACGTGGTTTTAACACTGATAGTAAAGTGAACCTCACTCGTCCATCTGCCTCGATTGTCAGTTCTCCAACCATTCTAAGCTTGATATCTGCCTCACTTCCTGATGGAAGGTTACCCAAGCTCAAGCTAAAGATGTCGCCAGCCTTTTCTTCAGCATATGCTGCAGTTAATCCACTAGTGATCGCGTCGTCATACATATCCTTTGCCTTCTCTTTGTTGTGTACCGCAGCTTTCACCTTCCTACCATCAACGATCGCTTCCAACCCCACCACTGCAAACGATTCTTCCAGATGAAATCGGAACGTCACTTCCAGAGGATTACTCGTGTCATTAGAGTAGTTTAGAGTGGATGAGACTCCAACCAGATATCCTTTCACCCTCACCTGTACTGAAATATCTTTAAGTGGAAGAACCGTCTTCTTATCAGCAGTGGTTAATCCTTCCATTGAACAAGTCCGACACTTGGTAATCAGGGGAGTTCACCTATTTCCGGAACCAGTCAACACTTCCAAACCAAAGGAATTtttataaactactctaatagagctaaGACTTGATTGCTGTCATGGTAGCTATAGCACTTAAATTAGGGGTTGGGGCCGGACAGGGAGAATGGGTAGCTAACATATTTATTTTGCTAATGTTGTATGTAGCTAGGCCAGGCACTCAATAAAGTGCCTAACGTTAACATTTAGCAAGATATTATGCTATACACCTTGTAGTTTTCATTATCTTTGTACAAAAATAATATCTTTGTGCAGGTACAAAGCAATGAAAACTATAGTTCCACCAGCCATTTTTAAGTGCAAGTGTACTATATTCCCTAGCAGCAAGTTGTCATGGACCCCTCACATAAATTCAGTGTGCAATAAAGCTAATCGTCTACTGGGATTTTTGCGAAGAACTCTCCACCATTGTCCACCTCACTTAAAagaacatgcatataaacagattgtcttgccatctattgaatactgctcttctatctgggatccacatcaacaatcactcattcacaagttagagatgatacaacatcgtgctgcacgtttcatgttaaatagaccttggagaaggaatcatagggacagtataactgaaatgttagtggaattaaaatggccaacactgg containing:
- the LOC136238418 gene encoding von Willebrand factor A domain-containing protein 5A-like encodes the protein MEGLTTADKKTVLPLKDISVQVRVKGYLVGVSSTLNYSNDTSNPLEVTFRFHLEESFAVVGLEAIVDGRKVKAAVHNKEKAKDMYDDAITSGLTAAYAEEKAGDIFSLSLGNLPSGSEADIKLRMVGELTIEADGRVRFTLLSVLKPRYTPEGSSDPLAASQNPSVKQASVAGVFKFSMSIEGAKRVAEVSSPTHQLKIEEVLDCVNVCIAGDGPVRGDVTILIEYKEPHEPMAMVETAIEGSKTKEMQSKAVMLTFLPKFSGLQLEAACEFIFVVDRSGSMRGSYIKSASETLVLFLKSIPQGCFFNIISFGSRYESFFPSSMSYNQETMEKATQFAQELRADMGGTELLTPLQYIFKQQSKSSGLPRQVFILTYGSVSNTSSVISEVRKNCHSTRCFTFGIGSGASNALVRGIARAGNGSAEFIADNERLQ